CACTTCGGGCATCTATCACAACAAACACTGGTGGAAACCGAACCGGCCCGATCTGGTTACGATACCTGGACACTTCAAATCTCAGGGATACACCACCGCCGGAGCTGGAAAAATATTTCATCATACGTCCGGCAACAACCCGCCTCAAAACTGGGATGACTTCCAACCCCTGGCCTTTCTCGACAACGCCTTTGCCTACGAGAATCTGGAACAATATGGTTTGACCGAGAAAACAGAGCTACCCTCCGGTTTCCCGTTTTCCGGCGTTTCCCTCTACTCCAAAGAAGTTGATTGGGGAAGTTTTTCCAAACCGGAAAGCGAATTTGATGATGCGCGCGCGGCACAATACTGCGTGGATTTTCTAAGTAAAAAACAGGACAAACCCTTTTTCCTGGCCTGTGGCATTTTCCGTCCACACATGCCCTGGTATTTTCCTAAAAAGTATCTGGAACTATATCCGCTGGACGAGGTGTTCGTACCCGAAGATTTACCAGAGGATTTGGATGACGTCCCAGAAGCTGGTAAGAAACTGGGGCTTCGCAAGTATATGGATATGAAGAAAACCAGAGACGCCGGAAATTGGCCCACCGCCATCCAGCATTACCTGGCCAGCATCAGTTTTGCTGACGCACAAATCGGGAAATTACTCGATGCCCTGGACGCCAGTCCCTATGCAAAGAATACTGTTGTGGTGCTATGGTCAGATCATGGTTGGCACCTTGGCGAAAAACAACATTGGCATAAACGCACCCTCTGGGAAGAAGGCACTCGTATTCCGATGATTGTCGTTTCGCCAAAATTAGGTAAACCCGGGCAAACCTCAATTCAGCCTGCCAGCACTCTGGACCTCTTCCCCACCCTCATTGAACTTTGCGAGCTTGAAGAAATCCCCAAGCAGAAACTCGACGGCATCAGCCTGGTTCCGTGGCTGAAGTCACCGAATCAAACCCGAAGCCAAGCCGCCATCACCAT
The sequence above is a segment of the Verrucomicrobiota bacterium genome. Coding sequences within it:
- a CDS encoding sulfatase, which translates into the protein MQFASLRIFQLVLFIIGHLLPASGVEEVRPNVLFIAIDDLNDWVGFMGGYPGTVHTPHMDRLAARGTAFLNAHTASPVCCPSRAAAMSGQLPSTSGIYHNKHWWKPNRPDLVTIPGHFKSQGYTTAGAGKIFHHTSGNNPPQNWDDFQPLAFLDNAFAYENLEQYGLTEKTELPSGFPFSGVSLYSKEVDWGSFSKPESEFDDARAAQYCVDFLSKKQDKPFFLACGIFRPHMPWYFPKKYLELYPLDEVFVPEDLPEDLDDVPEAGKKLGLRKYMDMKKTRDAGNWPTAIQHYLASISFADAQIGKLLDALDASPYAKNTVVVLWSDHGWHLGEKQHWHKRTLWEEGTRIPMIVVSPKLGKPGQTSIQPASTLDLFPTLIELCELEEIPKQKLDGISLVPWLKSPNQTRSQAAITIDENQHMSARSERHRYIRYNDGTEEFYDHQSDPNEWTNQINNKRYATAIKQLRAQLPTSVAPPARLWNEFDFNPDTYSWVDKESGQIISGR